The Flaviflexus equikiangi genome contains the following window.
AGTAGCGGATCTTCGAATGGTTGAGCATGGGGAACTCGGAACCGAGAATGTCCCGGACTTCACCGATCTTGAGGACCGGATCGTGCGAGACGTCGAAAGGCCATGCGGTGGCCTCCCCGTGCGATAGCGGTTGGGCTTGTGCCATCACTGGACGCGGTTGGGCGAGTCGTGGAAGGTGAGCCGGTACTTGCCGATCTGCACCTCGTCGCCCGTTTCGAGAGCAATCTCATCGATCCGCTCCCGATTGACGTACGTGCCGTTGAGCGAGCCGTGATCGCGGACGTAGAAGGCGCCCTCGTACCGCAGGAACTCGCAGTGCTGGCGGGACACCGTCACGTCATCGAGGAAGATGTCCGACTTGGGGTGCCTCCCCGCCATCGTCGACTCCGAATCGAGAAGGAAACGTGCCCCCATGTTCGGGCCCTTCTGCACGAGAAGGAGCGCTGAGAAGGGCGGCAATGCCTGCACGGCGGCGTAATCATCCGGTGACATGCCGACGCGGCGCGCGTCGATCTCTCCAGTGTCCGCCGATCCGGCCACTGCCGAGAACTGTGAAGTTGCAGAGGGATCGTTCCCGGTGCTCGTCATAGCGACCTCCTCGCTGTTATCGCTTTGTAACATACTATCCCGTCCGGGGTCGAAATGCCTATGACTCGTGGAAACGTCTGGCCCTCCTCCACGCTGAGGCACCGACCGATCGGAAGATTCAGGATACTGCGCGGGCCCGGCCGGAACAAGCCCGCGCGGAACCATTAGCGTTCGGAGGGAAGGAAACGAGACGAATCCCGGAACGTGGTGCGCACGCGCTTGTCCCGCTCGAGGGAGTCGAGACCGTCGATGATGATCTTGCGAAGCGCGCTCGGGGAGCGCGGCCCCACCGTCTCGAGCCAGGTCTCGGCCTGCGCAATTCCGGACTCGTCCGAGGGGAAGAGCGCGTAGAGGATCCGCTCGGCGATCTCCTGGGTTCGTTCGCGCCACACTTCGCAGGCGATATCGAAGAACGGGTATGTCTCCGCCTCGTAGCGGGCAGTCGCGCCCGCAAGGAGCGCCGATATGCGATCGTTTGACAGCGATTCGTCGAGTGCCTGCCGATAGGCTGCACGACGATTGCCCGGCAGGGAGGCCGTCGCCTGCATGTGGGCCACGATGTCGGCCTCGGTCGCGTTCGTCAGTTCAGCATCGAGCTCCGCCCGGCTCATGGATCCTGTCGCGGCGAGGGCGATGACGATTTTCCACCGCTCGTCCCGATCCCCGACCACGGAGGAAAGTGCTTCCCGGAGCAGATCTTCGGCCTCGGGAAGTGTTGCCCCTGCATGGGCGAGAGCCGAGCGCCACAGGTAGATCCGGTCCTCGTTCTGGTCGGCGACCGCGCTGCGCCACGAGTCGTCGCAGATCCCGAGCCAGATCGTGCGTGCCGTATCGACATCAGCCGCGTAGTGCTCGACAAGGTACTCGCAGTTGCGGATCATCTGTCCCAGGAGGGAGGAATCGGATTCGTCGTGGAAGCGGCCCACGGCCTCGACGTAGCGTGCCGGGTCCAGCCTCGCATCCCGCACAGCCTCCCACAGTCCCGTCCACACGACGCTTCGTGCGAGCGGGTCGGCGATCCTGTTCGTGAGGACGAGCTCTGTCTGGTCTTCGTCGAAGGCGACGATCGCGTACGTGTGCGCCTCGTCGTTCGGGATGATGACATCCCCAGAGAGGTCGACCGTGGCTGAATCGGTGAGCTCGACGACGGCCTGGTCGATGCGGACGAGCTCTGCTCCGCGGCGCTCGTAGCCTCCGACCCCGATGCGATGTGGGCGTCGGATGGGAGTGCCGGACGGTTCGGTCCCCTCCTGGGTGATCGTCGTACCGTCGACCCGCAGGATCGACACGCCCGTCGTGTGCAGCCATTCTTCGGCCCACGACCGCAGGTCCCGTCCCGAGGTCTCCTCGAGGGCCGCGAGCAGGTCGTCGAGAGCGGCGTTGCCGTAGGCGTGGCGGGAGAAGTACAGGCGGGCGCCCGCGAAGAAGGCATCCTCCCCGACGTAGGCGACGAGCTGGCGCAGAGCGGCAGCGCCCTTCGCGTAGGTGATGCCGTCGAAGGCCTGGTCGGCCGCCTCAAGGTCGACGATGTCGGCAACGATCGGGTGCGTTGTCGGCCGCATATCGCTCTGGAAGGCCCAGGCGCTCCGGCGCGCCGTGAATGCGACCCATGCTTCGGTGAACTCGGTGGCGGCAACGCTGGCCCACGCCCCCATGTATTCGGCAAAAGATTCTTTGAGCCACAGATCATCCCACCAGATGGGTGTCACGAGATCCCCGAACCACATGTGGCTCATCTCGTGCAGGATCGTGTTGGCGCGTCCAGCGTGCTGCGCCCTCGTCGACTGCCCGCGGAAGATATATGCTTCCGTGAACGTCACGAGGCCGGGGTTCTCCATCGCGCCCAAGTTGTATTCGGGGACGAACACCTGGTCGTACTTGCCCCACGGGTAGGGATAGTCGAAGGCCTTCTCGAACGTCTCGAGGCCGGCGAGAGAGATATCGAAGATCTCCTCATGGTCGAGGTGCTCCGCGAGAGTGCTGCGGCAGTAGAGCGAGAATCGGGGGTCGCGTTCCGAGGTCACACGATAGTAGGGGCCCGCGACGATCGCCGTGAGATAGGTCGAGATCCTCTGCGTCGGCGCGAAGATATGGCGCACTCCCCCGTCGACCTGCTCCGTGGAGACGGCCTCCGTGTTGGAGAGCACGGTCCACTCGGCCGGTGCCGTGATGTGGAACGTGAAGGACGCTTTGAGGTTCGGCTGCTCCATCGTGGCGAACACCCGCCGGCAGTCGGCGGGCTCGTACTGGGTGTAGAGGTAGACGGACTCGTCGACGGGATCGACGAAC
Protein-coding sequences here:
- the pepN gene encoding aminopeptidase N; this translates as MTENLSRAEAAARSTITIDSYLVQLDVRGPETFETASTIAFSSDLTETFVDFIGVEVDSVVVNGESRAVEWDGARVTLTGLQRDNVVTITGRGRYSTSGEGLHRFVDPVDESVYLYTQYEPADCRRVFATMEQPNLKASFTFHITAPAEWTVLSNTEAVSTEQVDGGVRHIFAPTQRISTYLTAIVAGPYYRVTSERDPRFSLYCRSTLAEHLDHEEIFDISLAGLETFEKAFDYPYPWGKYDQVFVPEYNLGAMENPGLVTFTEAYIFRGQSTRAQHAGRANTILHEMSHMWFGDLVTPIWWDDLWLKESFAEYMGAWASVAATEFTEAWVAFTARRSAWAFQSDMRPTTHPIVADIVDLEAADQAFDGITYAKGAAALRQLVAYVGEDAFFAGARLYFSRHAYGNAALDDLLAALEETSGRDLRSWAEEWLHTTGVSILRVDGTTITQEGTEPSGTPIRRPHRIGVGGYERRGAELVRIDQAVVELTDSATVDLSGDVIIPNDEAHTYAIVAFDEDQTELVLTNRIADPLARSVVWTGLWEAVRDARLDPARYVEAVGRFHDESDSSLLGQMIRNCEYLVEHYAADVDTARTIWLGICDDSWRSAVADQNEDRIYLWRSALAHAGATLPEAEDLLREALSSVVGDRDERWKIVIALAATGSMSRAELDAELTNATEADIVAHMQATASLPGNRRAAYRQALDESLSNDRISALLAGATARYEAETYPFFDIACEVWRERTQEIAERILYALFPSDESGIAQAETWLETVGPRSPSALRKIIIDGLDSLERDKRVRTTFRDSSRFLPSER
- a CDS encoding FHA domain-containing protein, translated to MTSTGNDPSATSQFSAVAGSADTGEIDARRVGMSPDDYAAVQALPPFSALLLVQKGPNMGARFLLDSESTMAGRHPKSDIFLDDVTVSRQHCEFLRYEGAFYVRDHGSLNGTYVNRERIDEIALETGDEVQIGKYRLTFHDSPNRVQ